One window from the genome of Pseudomonas frederiksbergensis encodes:
- the thiS gene encoding sulfur carrier protein ThiS, translating to MRIQLNGEPLELPDGETVAALLTRLELAGRRVAVELNLDIVPRSQHADTTLNDGDSVEVVHAIGGG from the coding sequence ATGCGCATTCAATTGAACGGCGAACCCCTTGAACTGCCCGACGGCGAAACCGTTGCGGCCCTGCTCACCCGTCTGGAACTCGCCGGACGCCGTGTCGCAGTGGAACTCAACCTGGATATCGTCCCGCGCAGCCAGCATGCCGACACCACGTTGAACGATGGCGACAGCGTCGAAGTGGTCCATGCCATCGGCGGCGGCTAG
- a CDS encoding DUF3392 domain-containing protein, protein MDLVLDLLATVSRWSRSNLSEISLALVGCLLVLFGADIKGWVEQRLGSIAGALRVPLIALLCMIGSGAALIYATPWIVRGLSQFNNYSLAPVLLVVLVLIGVVADRR, encoded by the coding sequence ATGGATCTGGTACTCGACCTGCTCGCCACCGTGTCCCGCTGGAGCCGCAGCAACCTGTCGGAAATCTCCCTGGCATTGGTAGGTTGCTTGCTGGTGCTGTTTGGTGCCGATATCAAGGGCTGGGTCGAACAACGCCTGGGCAGCATCGCCGGCGCGTTGCGCGTCCCGCTGATTGCCCTGCTGTGCATGATCGGCAGCGGCGCCGCGTTGATCTACGCCACGCCGTGGATCGTCCGGGGCTTGAGCCAGTTCAACAACTACAGCCTGGCGCCGGTATTGCTGGTGGTATTGGTGTTGATTGGTGTGGTGGCGGATCGGCGCTGA
- the metW gene encoding methionine biosynthesis protein MetW — protein MRADLDIIQEWIPAGSRVLDLGCGNGELLTWLRDNKQVTGYGLENDPDNIAECVAKGINVIEQDLDKGLGNFASNSFDIVVMTQALQAVHYPDKILGEMLRVGRQCIITFPNFGHWRCRWYLASKGRMPVSEFLPYTWYNTPNIHFCTFEDFEELCRERKAKVIDRLAVDQQHRHGWASKLWPNLLGEIGIYRVSSPGLADHRVAV, from the coding sequence ATGAGAGCCGATCTGGACATCATCCAGGAATGGATCCCCGCCGGCAGCCGCGTGCTCGACCTGGGCTGCGGCAACGGCGAACTGCTGACCTGGCTGCGCGACAACAAGCAAGTCACCGGCTACGGCTTGGAAAACGACCCGGACAACATCGCCGAATGCGTGGCCAAGGGCATCAACGTCATCGAGCAGGACCTGGACAAGGGGCTGGGCAATTTTGCCAGCAACAGCTTCGACATCGTGGTCATGACCCAGGCCCTGCAAGCCGTGCATTACCCGGACAAGATCCTCGGCGAAATGCTGCGCGTCGGTCGCCAGTGCATCATCACCTTCCCCAACTTCGGCCACTGGCGCTGCCGCTGGTACCTGGCGAGCAAGGGGCGGATGCCGGTGTCGGAGTTCTTGCCCTACACCTGGTACAACACACCGAACATTCATTTCTGTACGTTCGAGGATTTCGAAGAACTGTGCCGCGAGCGCAAAGCCAAGGTCATCGACCGTCTGGCGGTGGACCAGCAGCACCGCCACGGGTGGGCCAGCAAGCTATGGCCTAATCTGTTAGGTGAAATAGGCATCTATCGGGTCAGCAGCCCGGGCCTCGCCGACCACCGGGTCGCCGTATGA
- a CDS encoding DUF4426 domain-containing protein translates to MKRLALLLITTCLSVGAMAADVIKAERKEVFGDVTVHYNTFNSTFLTPDIAKAAELIRSKNQGVINVSVIKGGKPLIAQVSGTVKDLTSKTVPLTFRQITEAGAIYYIAQYPVDQQETRTFEIKVQTGDKINTINFNQELFPGQ, encoded by the coding sequence ATGAAACGTCTAGCGTTGCTGTTAATCACCACCTGCCTGAGCGTCGGCGCCATGGCCGCCGATGTCATCAAGGCCGAGCGCAAGGAAGTGTTCGGTGACGTCACCGTGCACTACAACACGTTCAACTCCACCTTCCTGACGCCCGACATCGCCAAGGCCGCCGAGTTGATCCGCAGCAAGAACCAGGGCGTGATCAATGTCTCGGTCATCAAGGGCGGCAAGCCACTGATCGCCCAAGTCAGCGGGACGGTGAAGGACTTGACCAGCAAGACGGTCCCGCTCACCTTCCGCCAGATCACCGAAGCCGGCGCGATCTACTACATCGCCCAATACCCGGTGGACCAGCAGGAAACCCGCACTTTTGAAATCAAGGTGCAGACGGGCGACAAGATCAACACGATCAACTTCAACCAGGAACTGTTCCCGGGCCAATGA
- the trmB gene encoding tRNA (guanosine(46)-N7)-methyltransferase TrmB, whose product MTESNDTPVLPEDGEERQHRRIKSFVMRAGRMTEGQQRGLEQGAPLYVLPLADAPVDFDQVFGRSAPRSLEIGFGMGHSLLEMAAAAPEQDFIGVEVHRPGVGALLNGVLTQGLTNLRVYDCDAIEVLNRCVADNSLDRLMLFFPDPWHKSRHHKRRIVQASFAELVRSKLKVGGVLHMATDWEPYAEYMLEVMNVAPGYRNLAEDGKCVPRPAERPITKFERRGERLGHGVWDLKFEKLS is encoded by the coding sequence ATGACTGAATCGAACGACACGCCGGTCCTTCCGGAAGACGGCGAAGAGCGCCAGCACCGCCGCATCAAGAGTTTCGTGATGCGCGCCGGGCGCATGACGGAAGGCCAGCAACGCGGCCTGGAGCAGGGCGCTCCGCTGTACGTCCTGCCTCTGGCGGACGCACCGGTCGACTTCGACCAGGTTTTCGGCCGCTCAGCGCCGCGCTCGCTGGAAATCGGTTTCGGCATGGGCCACTCGCTGTTGGAGATGGCGGCTGCCGCGCCGGAGCAGGATTTCATTGGCGTGGAGGTTCATCGTCCGGGCGTGGGTGCGCTGCTCAATGGCGTCCTGACTCAAGGGCTGACCAACCTGCGGGTCTACGATTGCGATGCCATCGAAGTGCTCAACCGCTGCGTGGCTGACAATAGTCTCGACCGGCTGATGCTGTTCTTTCCGGATCCGTGGCACAAAAGCCGCCATCACAAGCGCCGGATCGTCCAGGCGTCGTTCGCCGAGCTGGTGCGTAGCAAGTTGAAGGTCGGCGGTGTGCTGCACATGGCCACCGACTGGGAACCCTATGCCGAATACATGCTGGAAGTCATGAACGTCGCCCCGGGTTATCGCAACCTGGCCGAAGACGGCAAGTGCGTGCCGCGCCCGGCCGAACGGCCGATCACCAAGTTCGAACGCCGTGGCGAACGGCTTGGGCACGGGGTTTGGGATTTGAAGTTCGAGAAGCTGTCCTAA
- a CDS encoding YggS family pyridoxal phosphate-dependent enzyme, which produces MTTIADNIAQVRSRIHAAEQAAQRTGHSVQLLAVSKTKPAQALREAYAAGLRDFGENYLQEALGKQAELTDLPLIWHFIGPIQSNKTRAIAEHFDWVHSVDRLKIAQRLSEQRPAELPPLNICIQVNVSGEASKSGCTPADLPALANAISALPRLKLRGLMAIPEPTDDRTEQDASFAAVQRLQASLDLPLDTLSMGMSHDLESAIAQGATWVRIGTALFGARDYGQSPS; this is translated from the coding sequence ATGACCACGATAGCAGACAACATTGCTCAGGTTAGATCGCGCATCCATGCGGCGGAACAGGCCGCGCAGCGCACCGGACACAGCGTTCAACTGCTGGCCGTGAGCAAGACCAAGCCCGCCCAGGCCCTGCGCGAAGCCTATGCCGCCGGCCTGCGTGACTTCGGCGAGAACTACCTGCAGGAAGCACTGGGCAAACAGGCCGAACTGACCGACCTGCCCTTGATCTGGCACTTCATCGGCCCCATTCAATCGAACAAGACGCGCGCTATCGCTGAACATTTCGACTGGGTGCATTCCGTGGATCGCTTGAAAATTGCACAGCGTTTGTCCGAGCAGCGGCCAGCCGAGCTGCCACCGTTGAACATCTGCATCCAGGTCAACGTCAGCGGCGAAGCCAGCAAATCCGGCTGCACGCCCGCAGACTTGCCCGCCCTGGCAAACGCCATCAGTGCCTTGCCGCGCCTCAAGTTGCGCGGGTTGATGGCCATTCCCGAACCGACCGACGACCGCACCGAACAGGATGCCTCATTTGCCGCCGTCCAGCGCCTGCAAGCCAGCCTGGACCTGCCCCTGGATACGTTATCGATGGGCATGAGCCACGACCTCGAATCCGCCATTGCCCAAGGCGCCACCTGGGTGCGCATCGGTACTGCGCTGTTCGGGGCTCGCGACTATGGCCAATCGCCCAGCTGA
- a CDS encoding type IV pilus twitching motility protein PilT, with the protein MDITELLAFSAKQGASDLHLSAGLPPMIRVDGDVRRINLPALDHKQVHELIYDIMNDRQRVDYEKFLETDFSFDVPGVARFRVNAFNQNRGAGAVFRTIPSKVLTMEDLGMGEVFRKITEAPRGLVLVTGPTGSGKSTTLAAMIDYLNSHKHHHILTIEDPIEFVHEPRKCLINQREVHRDTQGFSTALRSALREDPDVILVGEMRDLETIRLALTAAETGHLVFGTLHTTSAAKTIDRVVDVFPGDEKSMVRSMLSESLQAVISQTLVKKIGGGRVAAHEIMLGTSAIRNLIREDKIAQMYSSIQTGGSLGMQTLDMCLKELLNKGLISREHARERARTPDNF; encoded by the coding sequence ATGGATATCACTGAACTGCTGGCGTTCAGCGCCAAACAAGGGGCGTCGGACCTGCACTTGTCTGCCGGGCTGCCGCCGATGATCCGTGTCGACGGCGATGTGCGGCGGATCAACCTGCCGGCGTTGGACCACAAGCAGGTCCATGAATTGATCTACGACATCATGAATGACCGGCAGCGAGTGGATTACGAAAAATTCCTGGAAACCGATTTTTCCTTCGACGTGCCGGGCGTGGCACGGTTTCGGGTCAATGCCTTCAATCAGAATCGTGGCGCGGGAGCGGTGTTCCGGACCATCCCTTCGAAAGTCCTGACCATGGAAGACCTGGGGATGGGCGAGGTGTTTCGCAAGATCACCGAGGCCCCACGCGGGCTCGTGCTGGTGACCGGGCCGACCGGTTCAGGCAAGTCCACCACCCTGGCGGCAATGATCGACTACCTCAACAGCCACAAGCACCATCACATCCTTACCATCGAGGACCCGATCGAGTTCGTCCATGAGCCGCGCAAATGCCTGATCAACCAACGCGAGGTGCACCGTGACACCCAGGGGTTCTCGACGGCCCTGCGCTCGGCCCTGCGTGAAGATCCGGATGTGATCCTGGTGGGGGAGATGCGCGACCTGGAAACCATTCGCCTGGCGCTGACCGCCGCTGAAACCGGGCACTTGGTGTTTGGTACGTTGCACACCACATCGGCAGCCAAGACCATCGACCGGGTGGTGGACGTGTTCCCCGGTGACGAGAAATCCATGGTTCGCTCGATGTTGTCGGAGTCGTTGCAGGCGGTGATTTCCCAGACGCTGGTCAAGAAGATCGGCGGCGGCCGGGTCGCGGCGCACGAAATCATGCTCGGCACCTCAGCCATCCGCAATCTCATCCGGGAAGACAAGATCGCGCAGATGTATTCGTCGATCCAGACCGGTGGCTCGCTGGGGATGCAGACGCTGGACATGTGCCTGAAGGAGCTGCTGAACAAGGGATTGATCAGCCGCGAGCACGCGCGGGAGCGGGCGCGTACGCCGGACAATTTCTAG
- the proC gene encoding pyrroline-5-carboxylate reductase, whose amino-acid sequence MSNTRIAFIGAGNMAASLIGGLRAKGLEAAQIRASDPGEETRNRVSAEHGIETFADNAKAIDGADVVVLAVKPQAMKSVCEALRPNLQPHQLIVSIAAGITCASMNNWLGAQPIVRCMPNTPALLRQGVSGLFATEQVTTAQRQQAEQLLSAVGLAVWLDTEQQLDAVTAVSGSGPAYFFLLIEAMTAAGEKLGLPRETAAQLTLQTALGAAHMAVSSDVDAAELRRRVTSPAGTTEAAIKSFQAGGFEALVEKALGAAAHRSAEMAEQLGQ is encoded by the coding sequence ATGAGCAACACGCGTATTGCCTTTATCGGCGCCGGCAACATGGCCGCCAGCCTGATCGGCGGCTTGCGGGCCAAGGGCCTGGAAGCTGCGCAGATTCGCGCCAGCGATCCGGGTGAAGAGACCCGCAACCGGGTGAGCGCCGAGCACGGCATCGAAACCTTCGCCGACAATGCGAAGGCCATCGATGGCGCGGACGTCGTAGTGCTGGCGGTCAAGCCGCAAGCGATGAAAAGCGTCTGCGAAGCCCTTCGCCCGAATCTACAGCCGCATCAACTGATCGTGTCGATTGCCGCCGGGATTACCTGCGCGAGCATGAACAACTGGCTCGGTGCCCAGCCGATCGTACGCTGCATGCCCAACACCCCAGCGCTGCTGCGCCAGGGCGTCAGCGGCCTGTTCGCCACCGAACAAGTGACCACCGCGCAACGCCAGCAGGCCGAACAATTGCTATCGGCCGTGGGCCTGGCAGTGTGGCTGGACACCGAGCAGCAACTGGACGCCGTCACCGCCGTCTCCGGCTCGGGCCCGGCGTATTTCTTCCTGCTGATCGAAGCCATGACCGCCGCCGGCGAAAAACTCGGCTTGCCACGGGAAACCGCTGCGCAATTGACCTTGCAGACTGCTCTCGGCGCCGCGCACATGGCGGTGTCCAGTGATGTCGATGCGGCGGAGCTGCGTCGCCGCGTGACCTCGCCGGCCGGCACCACGGAAGCGGCCATCAAATCATTCCAGGCTGGCGGCTTCGAAGCCCTCGTGGAAAAAGCACTCGGCGCCGCCGCGCACCGCTCGGCCGAAATGGCCGAACAACTGGGCCAATAA
- a CDS encoding DUF423 domain-containing protein yields MLRSFLMLAAFFGFTGVALGAFAAHGLKNRLSADYLAIFHTGVTYQLVHTLALLGVALLATHIPGRIVTWAGISFVVGILLFSGSLYLLTLTGISKLGIITPFGGVAFLIGWLCLGLAAWRLS; encoded by the coding sequence ATGTTGCGTAGCTTTCTGATGCTGGCGGCTTTTTTTGGCTTCACCGGCGTCGCGCTGGGAGCATTTGCCGCCCATGGCCTGAAAAACCGCCTGAGCGCCGATTACCTGGCGATTTTCCACACCGGGGTTACCTACCAACTGGTGCATACACTGGCGCTGCTCGGCGTCGCATTGTTGGCTACGCACATCCCTGGCCGTATCGTCACATGGGCCGGGATTTCGTTTGTGGTCGGCATCCTGCTGTTCTCCGGCAGCCTTTATTTGCTGACGCTCACCGGGATCAGCAAGCTGGGCATCATCACCCCGTTCGGCGGCGTGGCGTTTTTGATTGGCTGGCTGTGCCTGGGCCTTGCCGCCTGGCGGCTGAGCTGA
- the hemW gene encoding radical SAM family heme chaperone HemW — protein sequence MTTDSPAPLIHGGAQTPRAPLPVLPPLALYIHIPWCVRKCPYCDFNSHTASPQLPEEEYVDALLADLDQDLHAVYGRPLSSIFFGGGTPSLFSAQALGRLLKGVEARIPFAQDIEITLEANPGTFEQEKFLAYRALGINRLSIGIQSFQQAKLEALGRIHNGDEAVRAAGMARQAGFDNFNLDLMHGLPDQSLEDALSDLRQAIALKPTHLSWYQLTLEPNTVFWNQPPTLPEDDTLWDIQEAGQALLAKHGYAQYEVSAYAQPGRAARHNLNYWSFGDFIGIGAGAHGKLSHPDGRIVRTWKTRLPKDYLNPAKRFLAGEKNLANEELPFEFLMNALRLTAGVEARLYPERTGLPLQSLAEGRREAEQSGLLQVEPSRLAATERGQLFLNDLLQKFLS from the coding sequence ATGACCACCGACTCTCCCGCACCGCTGATCCACGGCGGTGCACAAACACCTCGGGCGCCGCTGCCGGTGCTGCCGCCCCTGGCGTTGTACATCCACATCCCGTGGTGCGTGCGCAAGTGCCCGTATTGCGACTTCAACTCCCACACCGCCAGCCCGCAGTTGCCGGAAGAGGAATACGTCGACGCCCTGTTGGCCGACCTCGACCAGGACTTGCATGCGGTCTACGGTCGCCCGCTGAGCTCGATTTTTTTCGGAGGAGGCACCCCGAGCCTGTTCAGCGCCCAAGCCCTGGGCCGATTGCTCAAGGGGGTCGAGGCGCGGATACCGTTCGCCCAGGACATCGAGATCACCCTGGAAGCCAACCCCGGCACGTTCGAGCAAGAAAAATTCCTCGCCTACCGGGCGCTGGGCATCAATCGCCTGTCCATCGGCATCCAGAGCTTCCAGCAGGCCAAGCTAGAAGCGCTGGGCCGGATCCATAACGGTGACGAGGCGGTGCGCGCCGCCGGCATGGCTCGCCAGGCCGGGTTCGATAACTTCAATCTCGACTTGATGCATGGCCTGCCCGACCAGTCCCTCGAAGACGCGCTGAGCGATCTGCGCCAGGCTATCGCCCTCAAGCCCACCCATTTGTCCTGGTATCAGCTGACGCTGGAGCCGAACACGGTGTTCTGGAACCAGCCGCCGACCTTGCCGGAAGACGACACGCTGTGGGACATCCAGGAAGCCGGGCAAGCCCTGCTCGCCAAACACGGCTACGCCCAATACGAAGTCTCGGCCTATGCCCAGCCCGGGCGAGCGGCGCGGCACAACCTCAATTACTGGAGCTTCGGCGACTTCATCGGCATCGGCGCCGGCGCCCACGGCAAGCTCAGCCATCCGGACGGGCGCATCGTGCGCACCTGGAAGACCCGCTTGCCCAAGGATTACCTCAACCCGGCCAAGCGTTTCCTGGCCGGCGAAAAAAACCTCGCCAACGAAGAGCTGCCATTCGAGTTCCTGATGAACGCCCTGCGCCTGACCGCAGGCGTGGAAGCGCGGCTGTACCCGGAGCGCACCGGGCTGCCACTTCAAAGCCTGGCCGAAGGCCGGCGCGAGGCCGAACAAAGTGGGTTGTTGCAGGTCGAACCGTCACGTCTGGCGGCGACCGAGCGCGGACAGCTGTTTCTCAACGACTTGCTGCAGAAATTTCTGAGCTGA
- a CDS encoding YggT family protein, with translation MIGLNTAAVYVLQTLGSLYLLIVLMRFVLQLVRANFYNPLCQFVVKATQPLLKPLRRIIPSLFGLDMSSLVLAILVQLALMALTLLLTYGTTGNPLQLLIWSLIGVTALFLNIFFFAMIISVILSWVAPGSHNPGAELVNQICEPALAPFRRIVPNLGGLDISPILAFMVIKLIDMLVINNLAAITMMPEILRVLI, from the coding sequence ATGATTGGATTGAACACTGCAGCGGTCTATGTCCTGCAAACCCTCGGCAGCCTGTACCTGCTGATCGTGCTTATGCGCTTCGTGCTGCAACTGGTGCGCGCCAACTTCTACAACCCGCTGTGCCAATTCGTCGTCAAGGCTACCCAGCCACTGCTCAAGCCGTTGCGCCGGATCATTCCGAGCCTGTTCGGCCTGGACATGTCTTCACTGGTGTTGGCGATCCTGGTGCAGCTGGCGCTGATGGCCCTGACCCTGCTGCTGACCTACGGCACCACCGGCAATCCGCTGCAATTGCTGATCTGGTCGCTCATTGGTGTGACTGCGCTGTTCCTGAACATATTCTTCTTCGCGATGATCATCAGCGTGATCCTGTCCTGGGTCGCGCCGGGCAGCCACAACCCAGGCGCCGAGCTGGTGAACCAGATCTGCGAGCCGGCCCTCGCGCCGTTCCGCCGCATCGTGCCGAACCTGGGTGGCCTGGACATCTCGCCAATCCTGGCGTTCATGGTGATCAAGCTGATCGACATGCTGGTGATCAACAACCTGGCGGCGATCACCATGATGCCGGAGATCCTGCGGGTGCTGATCTAA
- a CDS encoding C40 family peptidase: protein MRPFFKTWLTLCLLLPLAAHATNREQRLPNINGYTPKSHVSAPSSKNKQGVQRVSTAHSRLVPPMATKTTSNVLSRAVNVLGTPYRWGGSSPSKGFDCSGLVKYAFNDSTFDLPRTSNAMAAGHGEKVERKDLKPGDLIFFKLKSRRVNHVAIYLGNDRFIHAPRRGKSVTIDTLNKPYWNTHYVVAKRVLPKEPGAMRVVQR from the coding sequence ATGCGTCCATTTTTCAAGACATGGCTGACCCTTTGCCTATTATTGCCACTGGCCGCCCACGCCACCAATCGTGAGCAACGTCTTCCCAACATCAATGGCTACACCCCGAAATCCCATGTTTCTGCTCCGTCGAGCAAGAACAAGCAAGGCGTCCAGCGCGTGAGCACGGCTCACAGCCGGTTGGTGCCTCCCATGGCGACCAAGACCACCAGCAACGTGTTGAGCCGCGCCGTGAATGTCCTCGGTACACCTTATCGTTGGGGCGGCAGCAGCCCAAGTAAAGGTTTCGATTGCAGCGGCCTGGTGAAATACGCCTTCAACGACTCCACGTTCGACCTGCCGCGCACGTCTAATGCAATGGCGGCCGGCCACGGCGAGAAAGTCGAGCGCAAGGACTTGAAGCCCGGCGACCTGATTTTCTTCAAGCTCAAGAGCCGCCGGGTCAACCATGTGGCCATCTACCTGGGCAACGACCGCTTCATCCACGCCCCTCGCCGTGGCAAATCGGTGACCATCGACACGCTGAACAAGCCGTATTGGAACACCCATTACGTGGTTGCCAAGCGGGTGCTGCCGAAAGAACCGGGTGCGATGCGCGTGGTTCAGCGCTGA
- a CDS encoding thiazole synthase: protein MSIVRSDKPFVLAGRTYQSRLLVGTGKYRDMEETRLAIEASGAEIVTVAVRRTNIGQNPGEPNLLDILPPDRYTILPNTAGCFDAIEAVRTCRLARELLDGHNLVKLEVLADQKTLFPNVIETLKAAETLVKEGFDVMVYTSDDPIIARQLAEIGCIAVMPLAGLIGTGLGICNPYNLQIILEEAKIPVLVDAGVGTASDATIAMELGCEAVLMNSAIAHAQQPILMAEAMKHAIVAGRLAYLAGRMPKKLYASASSPLDGLIK, encoded by the coding sequence ATGAGCATCGTTCGTAGCGACAAGCCCTTCGTCCTGGCCGGTCGTACCTACCAGTCGCGCTTGCTGGTAGGCACCGGCAAATACCGCGACATGGAAGAAACCCGCCTGGCCATCGAAGCCTCGGGCGCCGAGATCGTGACCGTGGCCGTGCGCCGCACCAACATCGGCCAGAACCCGGGCGAACCTAACCTGCTGGATATCCTGCCGCCGGATCGCTACACCATCCTGCCGAACACTGCCGGTTGCTTCGACGCCATCGAGGCCGTGCGCACCTGTCGCCTGGCCCGTGAGCTGCTCGATGGCCACAACCTGGTGAAGCTGGAAGTGCTGGCGGACCAGAAAACCCTGTTCCCCAACGTGATCGAGACCCTCAAGGCTGCCGAGACCCTGGTCAAGGAAGGTTTCGACGTGATGGTCTACACCAGCGATGACCCGATCATCGCCCGTCAACTGGCGGAAATCGGCTGCATCGCGGTGATGCCGCTGGCCGGCCTGATCGGCACCGGCCTGGGGATCTGCAACCCGTACAACCTGCAGATCATCCTGGAAGAAGCCAAGATCCCGGTATTGGTGGATGCCGGTGTCGGTACTGCCTCCGACGCCACCATCGCCATGGAGCTGGGTTGCGAAGCGGTGCTGATGAACTCGGCCATCGCCCACGCCCAGCAGCCGATCCTGATGGCCGAAGCCATGAAGCACGCCATTGTCGCCGGTCGCCTGGCGTACCTGGCCGGTCGTATGCCGAAAAAACTATACGCCAGCGCGTCCTCGCCGCTGGATGGTCTGATCAAGTAA
- the metX gene encoding homoserine O-succinyltransferase MetX: protein MPAAFPPDSVGLVTPQMAHFSEPLALACGRSLPAYDLIYETYGTLNATASNAVLICHALSGHHHAAGYHSADDRKPGWWDSCIGPGKPIDTNRFFVVSLNNLGGCNGSTGPSSINPETGKPFGADFPVLTVEDWVHSQARLADRLGIGQWAAVIGGSLGGMQALQWTITYPDRVRHCLAIASAPKLSAQNIAFNEVARQAILTDPEFHGGSFQEHGVIPKRGLMLARMVGHITYLSDDSMGEKFGRGLKSEKLNYDFHSVEFQVESYLRYQGEEFSGRFDANTYLLMTKALDYFDPAANFDDDLAKTFANATAKFCVMSFTTDWRFSPARSRELVDALMAARKDVCYLEIDAPQGHDAFLIPIPRYLQAFGNYMNRITL, encoded by the coding sequence ATGCCAGCTGCCTTTCCCCCCGATTCCGTTGGTCTGGTGACGCCGCAAATGGCGCATTTCAGCGAGCCCCTGGCCCTGGCCTGCGGCCGTTCGTTGCCAGCCTATGACCTGATCTACGAAACCTACGGCACCCTCAATGCCACGGCGAGCAACGCCGTGCTGATTTGCCACGCCTTGTCGGGGCATCACCACGCCGCCGGCTACCACAGCGCCGACGACCGCAAGCCCGGCTGGTGGGACAGTTGTATCGGTCCGGGCAAGCCCATCGACACCAACCGTTTCTTCGTGGTCAGCCTGAACAACCTCGGCGGTTGCAACGGCTCCACCGGCCCGAGCAGTATCAACCCGGAGACCGGCAAGCCCTTCGGCGCCGATTTCCCGGTGTTGACCGTGGAAGACTGGGTCCACAGCCAGGCGCGCCTGGCCGACCGCCTCGGCATTGGCCAATGGGCGGCGGTGATCGGCGGCAGCCTCGGCGGCATGCAGGCCCTGCAATGGACGATCACCTACCCGGACCGCGTGCGCCATTGCCTGGCAATCGCCTCGGCGCCCAAGTTGTCGGCGCAGAACATCGCCTTCAACGAAGTGGCGCGCCAGGCGATCCTCACCGACCCCGAATTCCACGGCGGTTCGTTCCAGGAACACGGCGTGATCCCCAAGCGCGGGCTGATGCTGGCGCGGATGGTCGGGCATATCACTTATCTGTCCGACGATTCCATGGGTGAGAAATTCGGCCGTGGCCTCAAGAGCGAGAAGCTCAACTACGACTTCCACAGCGTCGAATTCCAGGTCGAAAGCTACCTGCGTTACCAGGGCGAGGAGTTCTCGGGACGTTTCGACGCCAACACCTACCTGCTGATGACCAAGGCGCTGGACTACTTCGACCCGGCGGCGAACTTCGACGATGACCTGGCGAAGACCTTCGCCAATGCCACCGCCAAGTTCTGCGTGATGTCGTTCACCACCGACTGGCGCTTCTCCCCGGCCCGTTCGCGGGAGCTGGTGGACGCGCTGATGGCCGCGCGCAAGGACGTCTGCTATCTGGAAATCGACGCCCCCCAGGGCCACGACGCCTTTTTGATCCCGATCCCGCGCTACCTGCAGGCGTTCGGCAACTACATGAACCGTATTACGCTGTGA
- the rdgB gene encoding RdgB/HAM1 family non-canonical purine NTP pyrophosphatase, producing MMNLTQLVLASHNAGKLKELQAMLGGSVQLRSIGEFSQVEPEETGLSFVENAILKARNAARISGLPALADDSGLAVDFLGGAPGIYSARYADGKGDAANNAKLLEALKEVPEAERGAQFVCVLALVRHADDPLPILCEGLWHGRILTEASGEHGFGYDPLFWVPERNCSSAELGPVEKNQLSHRARAMALLRQRLGLQ from the coding sequence ATGATGAACCTTACCCAACTCGTACTGGCCAGCCACAACGCAGGCAAGCTCAAGGAACTGCAGGCGATGCTCGGCGGATCGGTGCAACTGCGCTCGATCGGCGAATTCAGCCAGGTCGAGCCGGAAGAAACCGGCTTGTCGTTCGTCGAGAACGCCATCCTCAAGGCCCGCAATGCAGCACGCATCTCCGGCCTGCCGGCGCTGGCCGACGATTCCGGCCTGGCGGTGGATTTCCTCGGCGGCGCGCCAGGCATCTATTCGGCCCGTTACGCCGACGGCAAAGGTGACGCGGCGAACAACGCCAAGCTGCTCGAAGCCCTCAAGGAGGTGCCTGAAGCCGAGCGCGGCGCACAGTTCGTTTGCGTGCTGGCCCTGGTGCGCCATGCCGACGATCCGCTGCCGATCCTCTGCGAAGGCTTGTGGCACGGGCGCATTCTCACTGAAGCCAGCGGCGAGCACGGTTTCGGGTACGACCCATTGTTCTGGGTACCGGAGCGCAATTGCTCCAGCGCCGAGCTGGGACCGGTGGAAAAGAACCAACTGAGCCACCGCGCCCGCGCCATGGCCCTGCTGCGTCAACGCCTGGGCCTGCAATGA